From Halobacillus sp. Marseille-Q1614, the proteins below share one genomic window:
- a CDS encoding sulfite exporter TauE/SafE family protein codes for MVILLSLVIGFITAFIGSIAGLGGGVILVPILLFLGDLSDTYSWVTPQSIVGISLVVMIFTGLSSTLSYLKHKRVDLKMGTVLLIGSIPGGITGSWLNQFFETDGFALLFGVVMILVSLAFFIPRNRSFGLSKLKGVQREKFIGGETYRYEFPIVISIIFAFGVGVLSGLLGIGGGSLIVPAMILLFSIPPHVATATSMFMIFFASISSSATHISLGHVEWGNTIYFIPGAYLGGMVGAAVNRRLNSQAVEWFLRVLLILIGIRLIWQGIG; via the coding sequence ATGGTTATTTTATTATCTTTAGTCATAGGATTTATTACAGCATTTATAGGCAGTATAGCCGGATTAGGAGGAGGAGTAATCCTTGTCCCTATTTTATTATTTTTAGGGGATTTATCAGACACCTATTCATGGGTTACGCCTCAATCAATTGTAGGTATTTCGCTTGTTGTCATGATTTTTACAGGACTTTCTTCAACACTTTCATACTTGAAACACAAACGTGTAGATTTAAAAATGGGTACAGTCCTGTTGATAGGAAGTATACCAGGAGGGATAACAGGTTCCTGGCTCAATCAGTTTTTTGAAACGGACGGATTTGCGTTACTGTTCGGAGTCGTCATGATTTTGGTTTCCTTAGCTTTTTTTATTCCAAGGAATCGTTCATTTGGTCTTTCCAAACTTAAAGGGGTCCAAAGGGAAAAATTCATCGGCGGCGAGACTTACCGGTATGAGTTTCCTATTGTGATAAGTATTATTTTTGCGTTTGGAGTCGGAGTGCTGTCAGGGCTTCTTGGCATAGGAGGAGGATCTCTTATTGTTCCGGCAATGATCCTTTTATTTAGCATTCCTCCTCATGTTGCAACAGCAACGTCTATGTTTATGATTTTCTTTGCCAGTATATCCAGCTCAGCCACACATATTAGTTTAGGACATGTAGAGTGGGGGAATACAATATACTTCATTCCTGGAGCTTACCTTGGGGGAATGGTCGGAGCTGCAGTCAACCGCCGGTTAAACAGCCAGGCTGTCGAGTGGTTCTTACGAGTTCTGCTCATATTAATTGGTATACGACTCATCTGGCAAGGGATTGGATAA
- a CDS encoding bifunctional UDP-sugar hydrolase/5'-nucleotidase, giving the protein MKEKIFLYYTSDLHSHFENWPQIVGYFNKKKAKHLKNNETFWVMDNGDHADRFHPVTEGLMGKGNVELLNRAGYHFANLGNNEGITLPYNDLFQLYDEAEFDVVCANLKSMTGPQPKWLKPYRIKETNRGTRVAVVGLTAPFETFYRLLGWEIHSPYETLDRYYEELKQQVDIIVMLSHLGIHDDEEIARSYPAVDVIIGGHTHHLFQNGEYYGNAVLTAAGKHGTHFGEIHLEWDQDKKVLTKKEAYAISTENMKKDEDVMLDLENMTARASSFLKEPVTNLKEKMNVAWFKETLLMKALTKEVQNWTSADVGMLNAGVLLDHLESGAITYEDIHRICPHPMNPCKVEVKGDELLEIIRVGHTRKLTEIQLKGLGFRGEVIGKMVFTGVDIRTKRDPDGEERVREVTFKGKPVDMDKTYTLATADTFTFGRLFPEIAYAEKKTYYMPEMLRDLLASAIRKLDAS; this is encoded by the coding sequence ATGAAGGAAAAAATTTTTCTGTATTATACAAGTGACCTGCACAGCCATTTTGAAAATTGGCCCCAGATTGTAGGTTATTTTAATAAGAAAAAAGCCAAGCATTTAAAGAATAATGAAACCTTCTGGGTCATGGACAATGGCGATCATGCGGACCGGTTTCACCCGGTTACAGAAGGCTTAATGGGAAAAGGAAATGTGGAGCTTCTTAACCGTGCCGGCTATCATTTCGCTAATTTAGGGAACAACGAAGGAATAACATTACCTTATAACGACCTGTTCCAGCTTTATGATGAGGCAGAATTTGATGTAGTTTGTGCAAATTTAAAAAGCATGACTGGACCTCAGCCTAAGTGGCTGAAACCTTATCGAATTAAAGAAACTAATCGTGGGACAAGGGTTGCTGTCGTAGGGTTGACAGCCCCATTTGAGACTTTCTACCGTCTCCTTGGATGGGAGATCCATTCGCCATATGAAACGCTTGATCGATATTATGAAGAGTTAAAGCAGCAGGTAGACATTATTGTCATGTTGTCACATTTAGGCATCCACGACGATGAAGAAATAGCGAGGTCCTACCCCGCTGTTGACGTCATTATAGGCGGGCACACTCACCATCTGTTTCAAAACGGAGAATACTATGGAAATGCCGTATTAACAGCTGCCGGGAAGCATGGCACTCACTTTGGCGAAATTCATTTAGAGTGGGATCAGGATAAGAAAGTGCTGACTAAAAAAGAAGCTTATGCTATTTCTACGGAAAATATGAAGAAAGATGAAGATGTGATGCTGGACTTAGAGAATATGACGGCGCGTGCCAGCAGCTTTTTAAAAGAACCAGTAACGAATTTAAAAGAAAAAATGAATGTGGCGTGGTTTAAAGAGACCCTATTGATGAAAGCTTTAACAAAAGAAGTACAGAATTGGACTAGTGCCGATGTAGGCATGTTAAATGCCGGCGTCCTTTTAGATCATTTGGAAAGCGGCGCTATTACGTACGAGGATATTCACAGGATATGCCCACACCCGATGAACCCCTGTAAGGTTGAAGTCAAAGGGGATGAATTATTAGAAATCATTCGAGTAGGACATACGAGAAAGTTAACAGAGATTCAGCTGAAAGGTCTGGGCTTTCGTGGGGAGGTCATTGGCAAGATGGTGTTTACAGGTGTAGATATTCGTACAAAAAGAGACCCAGATGGAGAAGAAAGGGTCAGGGAGGTTACCTTTAAAGGAAAGCCCGTGGACATGGATAAAACTTATACGTTGGCGACGGCAGACACATTTACGTTTGGGAGGCTGTTCCCGGAAATTGCATACGCGGAAAAGAAAACGTACTATATGCCGGAAATGCTTCGTGATCTGCTGGCAAGTGCCATAAGAAAACTAGATGCTTCCTAA
- the yunB gene encoding sporulation protein YunB, translating to MSKFRGRSPTVGKRILLTMVFLMIFTALCLWLIDRGITPAIQGIAETRAQQLARDAINEAVSKQLAEDLHFEDLVRIEKDNEGKIVYMGWNSALVNRTLRDTTFRVQHFLKRMEMNELPLEDTTLEPDLVSDDSNRDLGKEPATLVEIPLGMATNNTVLSNLGPNIPVQLRIIGDVQTQFKNDITEYGINSAHFQLWINFKVSLRVVIPFSTETITVTNDIPVDSAVIPGEVPNFYNGDGSGNSPSFSYPMDPLQ from the coding sequence ATGAGCAAGTTCAGGGGCCGGTCCCCCACGGTGGGTAAAAGAATTTTACTAACCATGGTCTTTCTTATGATTTTTACAGCTTTATGCTTATGGCTGATTGACAGAGGGATTACACCGGCCATTCAGGGTATAGCGGAAACGAGAGCTCAGCAGCTGGCCAGAGATGCTATCAACGAAGCCGTGAGTAAACAACTCGCAGAAGACCTGCATTTTGAAGATTTAGTGAGGATCGAAAAAGATAATGAAGGAAAAATAGTGTACATGGGCTGGAATTCAGCTTTAGTAAATAGAACGCTGAGGGATACCACGTTCAGGGTGCAGCACTTCTTAAAGCGGATGGAAATGAATGAACTTCCTTTAGAAGATACTACGTTAGAGCCGGATCTTGTATCCGACGATTCGAACAGGGATCTTGGTAAAGAACCTGCAACTCTTGTGGAAATCCCTCTCGGTATGGCAACAAATAACACAGTTCTTTCAAATTTAGGGCCCAATATTCCAGTTCAGCTTAGAATCATTGGGGATGTCCAGACACAATTTAAAAATGATATCACAGAGTATGGAATAAACTCTGCTCACTTTCAATTATGGATTAATTTTAAAGTCAGCTTACGAGTGGTCATTCCATTTTCAACCGAAACGATTACGGTGACAAATGATATTCCTGTTGATTCTGCAGTTATTCCGGGTGAAGTGCCAAACTTTTATAATGGAGATGGCAGCGGAAATTCTCCAAGCTTTTCCTACCCTATGGATCCCTTGCAATAA
- a CDS encoding Na+/H+ antiporter NhaC family protein, giving the protein MEGTIYSLIPAVLMLILVITTRKVILSLGIGIIVGAFMLTQFNILEGIQLIWTNFYSIFVSEGALNTGNLYLLGFLVLLGITTAFLTASGGSRAFGRWAVQRIQSRKGAKLVPALLGIIIFIDDYFNALAVGQVARPVTDRHRISRAKLAYYIDSTSAPITVISPISSWGAYIIGTIGSILAANEIADYQALEAFIRMIPANYYVFAALLLVFLTIFLKLDIFAMKKHEQKAIKTGELKDEEKGDIPGDLNDEFKAHNEGKIAYLVWPIIALVLGTVGTMFITGIQDTEGAVSLLSIFENTNVNISLFTGGLIAVLLAGVLYMMQPGEKSGMSHVLLEGIKAMLPAIYILIFAWMIGDVISQLQTGEYLAGLVNQSNISTGFLPLLLFIVSGFMALATGTSWGTFGIMLPIAGEIAAVSDITLILPALSAVLAGSVFGDHCSPISDTTILSSTGAGSNHIDHVMTQLPYAFIAAAGASIGYVLLAITGGVIIPLLITLAVVAGVGIFIHVKKRSDYISG; this is encoded by the coding sequence ATGGAAGGAACAATTTATTCTTTAATTCCGGCCGTTTTAATGTTGATTCTCGTAATTACGACGAGAAAGGTTATTCTTTCTCTTGGTATCGGCATTATTGTAGGTGCATTTATGCTTACTCAATTTAACATTCTGGAAGGAATTCAACTCATCTGGACGAATTTTTATTCCATATTCGTAAGTGAAGGCGCCTTAAATACAGGGAATTTGTATTTATTAGGATTTTTAGTCTTATTAGGTATTACGACCGCATTCTTAACAGCTTCTGGCGGAAGCAGAGCATTTGGACGCTGGGCTGTTCAAAGAATTCAATCCCGCAAAGGAGCGAAATTAGTCCCTGCTTTACTAGGAATTATTATTTTCATCGATGATTATTTTAATGCATTGGCTGTTGGGCAGGTGGCAAGGCCTGTTACAGACCGTCATCGAATTTCACGTGCGAAGCTTGCCTACTATATCGATTCTACATCAGCGCCGATTACGGTGATCTCTCCGATTTCAAGCTGGGGAGCTTATATTATCGGTACAATTGGCAGTATTTTAGCAGCCAATGAGATAGCGGATTATCAGGCGCTTGAAGCTTTTATCCGCATGATACCGGCTAACTACTATGTATTCGCAGCTTTACTTCTTGTGTTTTTAACAATTTTCTTAAAGCTTGATATTTTTGCGATGAAAAAGCACGAACAGAAAGCCATCAAAACAGGAGAGCTGAAAGATGAAGAAAAGGGAGATATTCCTGGTGACTTAAATGATGAATTTAAAGCTCATAATGAAGGGAAAATCGCCTACTTAGTCTGGCCGATCATTGCATTAGTATTAGGGACTGTAGGGACAATGTTTATTACTGGTATTCAAGATACTGAAGGCGCTGTAAGTCTTCTGAGTATATTTGAAAATACTAATGTTAACATTTCCTTATTCACCGGAGGTTTAATTGCAGTGCTGCTGGCTGGGGTTTTATATATGATGCAGCCTGGTGAAAAATCAGGCATGAGCCATGTACTGCTTGAAGGAATTAAAGCGATGCTTCCGGCTATCTATATTCTTATTTTTGCTTGGATGATTGGTGATGTGATCAGTCAGCTGCAAACGGGAGAATACTTAGCCGGCCTGGTAAATCAATCTAATATTAGTACTGGATTCTTACCATTACTCTTATTTATTGTTTCTGGCTTCATGGCTCTGGCCACTGGTACGTCCTGGGGAACATTCGGGATCATGCTGCCAATCGCAGGAGAAATTGCTGCGGTGTCAGACATAACCCTTATTCTTCCGGCGTTATCAGCTGTATTAGCTGGATCAGTATTCGGCGATCATTGTTCGCCGATTTCAGATACCACCATTCTTTCCTCAACAGGAGCTGGATCTAACCATATTGACCATGTTATGACACAGCTTCCTTATGCATTTATAGCAGCAGCCGGAGCCTCTATTGGTTACGTGCTCCTGGCGATTACAGGCGGTGTCATTATCCCGCTGCTTATTACATTAGCAGTAGTAGCGGGTGTGGGGATTTTTATTCATGTAAAAAAACGGTCTGACTATATTTCGGGATAA
- a CDS encoding sodium-dependent transporter, translating into MENRAQWGTRAGFILAAVGSAIGLGNIWRFPSVAYENGGGAFFIPYLFALLTAGIPLLVMEFTIGHKYRGSAPLSFFRMNKKTEWLGWWAVLVSFVISTYYAVIIAWAISYSIFAFNLSWGQDTESFLFSDYLNLSVDPGQAGSLVPGVLIPLIAVWVITLGVLFKGVKKGIEVANKIFIPTLVVLFLIIVIRAITLPGAAEGLQTFFAPNFETITSGSVWVAAYGQIFFSLSIAFAIMITYSSYLPKKSDITNNAFITGFSNSSFELLAGIGVFAALGFMASQINVPVEEVVSGGVGLAFVVFPQIINEFPALNGLFGFLFFVSLVLAGLSSLISISETYVAALSEKFGLSRTASVGLGGGVAAVISLIFATQGGLYFLDAADYFINQFGVAFVGLVEVIVIAWFVRNLNDFQTHANGISDLHLGGWWKVCLGVITPIVLGYMMFDLFKTNLLGQFETETGNYEGYADTFILFGGWAVAAFAIVVGFLMTLKRWDSKALNETHKEVE; encoded by the coding sequence ATGGAAAATCGTGCACAATGGGGGACGAGAGCCGGGTTTATCCTTGCAGCTGTCGGATCTGCAATCGGGCTGGGTAACATATGGCGTTTCCCTTCAGTCGCCTACGAAAATGGCGGTGGGGCATTCTTCATTCCGTATTTATTCGCTCTTTTAACAGCAGGTATCCCATTACTGGTTATGGAATTCACAATAGGTCATAAGTACCGTGGGTCAGCACCGCTATCATTCTTCCGTATGAATAAGAAAACAGAATGGCTTGGATGGTGGGCCGTACTTGTGTCATTTGTTATTTCAACGTATTACGCGGTCATTATTGCCTGGGCAATTTCGTATAGTATTTTTGCCTTTAACCTATCTTGGGGACAAGACACGGAAAGCTTCTTGTTTAGTGATTATTTGAATTTATCCGTAGATCCTGGTCAAGCAGGAAGCTTAGTACCTGGTGTCTTAATCCCGCTTATTGCAGTTTGGGTAATCACCTTGGGAGTTCTATTTAAAGGTGTTAAGAAGGGGATCGAGGTGGCAAACAAGATATTCATTCCGACACTGGTTGTATTGTTCTTGATCATTGTGATCCGAGCAATCACGCTGCCTGGTGCTGCAGAAGGCCTGCAAACCTTTTTTGCGCCGAATTTTGAAACCATTACCTCAGGTTCAGTATGGGTTGCAGCTTATGGACAGATTTTCTTTAGTCTTTCTATCGCATTTGCGATTATGATCACTTATTCCAGTTACCTTCCGAAGAAATCAGATATCACGAATAACGCTTTTATTACTGGTTTTAGTAACTCCAGTTTTGAGCTTCTAGCTGGTATCGGTGTATTTGCGGCATTAGGTTTTATGGCGTCACAAATTAATGTCCCTGTTGAAGAAGTCGTTAGTGGAGGAGTAGGTCTTGCCTTTGTTGTCTTCCCGCAAATTATTAATGAATTTCCTGCTTTAAATGGACTATTCGGGTTCTTGTTCTTTGTATCTTTAGTCTTGGCAGGCTTGTCTTCCTTAATCTCTATTTCCGAGACCTACGTTGCGGCACTGAGTGAGAAATTTGGTTTGTCAAGAACGGCCTCAGTTGGATTAGGCGGTGGAGTTGCTGCAGTTATCTCTCTTATATTTGCAACGCAAGGCGGTCTATATTTCCTGGACGCTGCCGATTACTTTATTAATCAGTTTGGAGTAGCCTTTGTCGGGTTAGTCGAAGTAATCGTTATCGCATGGTTTGTTCGTAATCTTAATGATTTCCAGACCCATGCGAATGGCATTTCTGATTTGCATCTGGGCGGATGGTGGAAGGTTTGTCTTGGAGTTATTACACCAATCGTGCTTGGATATATGATGTTCGACCTTTTCAAAACGAATCTGCTTGGTCAGTTTGAAACTGAAACCGGAAACTATGAAGGGTATGCAGATACCTTTATCTTATTCGGTGGATGGGCAGTAGCAGCATTTGCAATAGTAGTTGGTTTCCTGATGACTCTGAAGCGTTGGGACTCCAAAGCTCTTAATGAAACACACAAGGAGGTAGAATGA
- a CDS encoding methionine/alanine import family NSS transporter small subunit, with the protein MTASAILMMIIGMVVIWGGLVASIMNAVKKAKQS; encoded by the coding sequence ATGACAGCAAGTGCAATTTTAATGATGATCATTGGAATGGTCGTAATTTGGGGAGGCCTTGTTGCGAGTATCATGAACGCAGTCAAGAAAGCAAAACAATCATAA
- a CDS encoding M23 family metallopeptidase: MIIIKSKALGIFVILILGVLMPASVSFAATEQEDNERMSIYKKTSAVTGIPWTYLAAVDQYERQIYKDAPKGRVTAFRPDPLFWNGIETEPSFFPQGWGDNGDGDKKIDMTDDEDVLWSLGKYIQSYGTTEDDIRIALWNYYKRDLTVQTIMNTAEVFEKFQTVSLKDRDFPVPIEANYSYKNTWGDARGFGGRRIHEGTDIFANYGVPVKSTTYGVIEMMGWNEFGGWRVGIRDIYNIYHYYAHLNGFEKGKQVGDVVKPGDVIGSVGATGYGPPGTSGKFPPHLHYGMYQDNGKNEWSFDPYPYLKRWERMVRNK; this comes from the coding sequence ATGATCATCATAAAATCTAAAGCCTTAGGTATTTTCGTGATTTTGATTCTGGGAGTCTTAATGCCAGCTTCCGTCAGTTTTGCTGCGACTGAACAAGAAGACAATGAGCGAATGTCCATCTATAAAAAGACGTCAGCTGTAACAGGAATACCTTGGACCTATTTAGCGGCTGTTGACCAATATGAAAGACAAATTTACAAAGATGCTCCAAAAGGCCGTGTAACTGCCTTTCGTCCAGACCCGTTGTTCTGGAATGGAATAGAAACTGAACCTTCCTTCTTTCCTCAGGGATGGGGGGATAACGGCGATGGAGACAAAAAAATCGATATGACTGATGATGAGGATGTATTATGGAGCTTAGGAAAATACATTCAATCCTATGGAACAACGGAAGATGATATCCGGATCGCTTTATGGAACTATTATAAACGTGACTTAACCGTCCAAACGATCATGAACACAGCGGAGGTTTTTGAAAAATTCCAAACCGTCTCGCTCAAAGATCGTGATTTCCCAGTCCCTATTGAAGCTAATTACAGCTATAAGAATACGTGGGGAGATGCAAGAGGATTTGGAGGACGTCGTATTCATGAAGGAACCGATATATTTGCCAACTATGGGGTACCAGTCAAATCAACAACCTATGGCGTCATAGAAATGATGGGGTGGAACGAATTTGGCGGCTGGCGTGTCGGGATTCGCGATATTTACAATATATACCACTATTACGCCCATCTTAACGGTTTTGAAAAAGGAAAACAGGTTGGAGACGTAGTAAAACCTGGTGATGTAATTGGAAGTGTTGGGGCTACGGGCTATGGACCTCCTGGGACATCTGGAAAGTTTCCTCCTCACTTGCACTACGGCATGTATCAGGATAACGGAAAAAATGAATGGTCTTTTGACCCTTATCCTTATTTGAAAAGATGGGAGCGTATGGTTAGAAATAAATAA
- a CDS encoding YhcN/YlaJ family sporulation lipoprotein encodes MKIKQYKLWLAIALSLLILNGCQNPQEDETNMDDEDHAIEGETMDNYNKNMADGQVGYVRFQKDQLDQESEKNHKIKVNREQMADMITRMILRYPGFEDAATVVTDDEILVAYQKPVNREAEVAADMVKKTAYSLVPSFYHVYVSDDPASFGDIQSLGNSTVYDEQYQHVIDQIIERMKKSPQGTTTSETVDETT; translated from the coding sequence ATGAAAATAAAACAATATAAATTATGGCTGGCTATAGCCTTATCCCTTCTTATACTCAATGGCTGTCAAAATCCACAGGAAGATGAAACGAATATGGATGATGAAGACCACGCCATTGAAGGCGAGACAATGGATAACTATAATAAAAATATGGCAGATGGCCAGGTGGGATACGTGCGCTTCCAAAAAGATCAACTTGATCAGGAAAGCGAGAAGAATCATAAGATTAAAGTCAATCGGGAACAAATGGCTGACATGATTACCCGAATGATACTCCGCTATCCTGGCTTTGAAGACGCGGCTACGGTAGTGACAGATGATGAAATTCTCGTTGCTTATCAAAAGCCTGTTAATCGAGAAGCTGAAGTGGCAGCAGATATGGTTAAGAAAACAGCTTACTCTCTCGTCCCAAGCTTCTACCATGTATATGTATCAGATGATCCCGCATCTTTTGGAGACATCCAAAGCTTAGGTAACTCCACTGTATACGATGAACAATACCAACATGTCATCGATCAAATTATTGAACGAATGAAAAAATCCCCACAAGGTACAACTACCAGTGAAACAGTTGATGAGACCACATGA
- a CDS encoding YutD family protein — protein sequence MVELFGKNYEIVEDYKDAFQPEDVEGRFTDILSKYDFIVGDWGYGQLRLKGFYDDQNTKATFDTKISTLEDYLYEYCNFGCAYFVLKKVTP from the coding sequence ATGGTTGAATTATTCGGTAAAAATTATGAAATTGTGGAGGATTATAAAGACGCTTTTCAGCCAGAGGATGTAGAAGGGCGTTTTACGGATATCCTGAGTAAATATGATTTCATTGTCGGAGATTGGGGCTATGGACAGCTTCGCTTAAAAGGTTTTTATGATGATCAGAATACGAAAGCAACATTTGATACGAAAATTAGTACATTAGAGGATTACTTATATGAATACTGTAACTTCGGCTGTGCGTATTTTGTATTAAAAAAAGTAACTCCTTAA
- a CDS encoding DUF86 domain-containing protein: MYFVDRHKIEGILAYMEKLMDEKAESYTSFKEKLLLERLTHLVIESIIDVGNQMIDGFIMRDPGSYEDIIDILTDEKVLPEENTAHYKAFIQLRKSIVQEYLAVDHDHIEGVWADSKEAVKSFPGRIRRYLDEEIGPVSAFSNANE, encoded by the coding sequence ATGTATTTTGTGGACAGGCACAAAATCGAGGGAATCTTAGCTTATATGGAAAAATTAATGGACGAAAAAGCTGAATCTTACACATCTTTTAAGGAAAAACTTCTGCTTGAAAGGTTAACTCATCTAGTGATCGAGTCGATCATTGATGTCGGCAACCAGATGATTGATGGGTTTATTATGAGAGACCCGGGCAGTTATGAGGATATTATTGATATTTTAACGGATGAAAAAGTACTTCCTGAAGAGAACACGGCTCATTATAAGGCGTTTATTCAGCTGCGGAAATCAATCGTACAGGAATATCTCGCCGTTGATCATGATCATATAGAAGGAGTCTGGGCTGACAGCAAAGAGGCTGTGAAAAGTTTTCCAGGACGGATTCGCCGTTACCTTGATGAAGAAATAGGGCCGGTTTCGGCTTTTTCAAACGCTAACGAATAG
- a CDS encoding TIGR01457 family HAD-type hydrolase — MKSYSAYLIDLDGTMYRGIEPIDGAAEFVQRLNVKSIPYLFVTNNSSMVPKELADKLNNMGIQASKDNVFTSSMATAKYIDSKKPGANVFIIGENGLWQALEDQNLKPVKEEADFVTIGIDRKISYEKLAMACLEIRNGAELVSTNKDAAIPTERGMVPGNGAITSVLSVSTGVTPTFVGKPEAILMEQAVEMLGFPKEDILMVGDNYDTDIMAGIKAGIDTLMVETGVSTRDGIKHLNKQPTHHVKNLSDWKI, encoded by the coding sequence GTGAAATCATACAGCGCATATTTAATTGATTTGGATGGAACGATGTATCGAGGGATCGAGCCGATTGATGGAGCAGCAGAATTTGTTCAGCGATTAAATGTAAAATCAATTCCTTATTTATTTGTGACAAATAATTCATCGATGGTTCCTAAAGAATTAGCCGATAAACTGAACAACATGGGAATTCAAGCATCAAAAGACAATGTATTTACTTCAAGTATGGCGACAGCTAAATATATCGATTCGAAAAAGCCAGGAGCTAATGTTTTTATAATCGGGGAAAATGGATTATGGCAGGCACTGGAGGATCAAAATCTAAAACCAGTAAAGGAAGAGGCCGACTTCGTAACTATAGGGATAGACAGAAAGATCTCCTATGAAAAACTTGCAATGGCCTGTCTTGAAATTAGAAATGGAGCGGAGCTTGTGAGCACGAATAAAGATGCCGCTATTCCTACGGAAAGAGGAATGGTGCCGGGAAACGGTGCTATTACATCTGTGCTTTCCGTAAGTACAGGGGTTACGCCGACTTTTGTTGGGAAGCCAGAGGCTATATTAATGGAACAGGCAGTAGAAATGCTTGGTTTTCCAAAAGAAGATATCCTGATGGTTGGGGATAATTATGATACGGATATTATGGCTGGTATTAAAGCGGGCATTGATACGCTGATGGTCGAAACGGGTGTATCTACTCGAGATGGAATTAAACATTTAAATAAACAGCCGACTCACCACGTAAAAAACTTATCAGATTGGAAAATATAA
- a CDS encoding phosphatidylglycerophosphatase A: MTEENRKISNLEKTARDLLTERGITIKDMAELVHYLQSKYHPELTMDICEFNVHQVLKKREVQNAIITGIQLDKLAEKKMLEEPLQTTIEIDEGLYGVDEVIALSIVNVYGSIGFTNYGYIDKQKPGILKRLNDKSTGECHTFLDDIVGAIAAAASSRLAHSEVGEEY, encoded by the coding sequence TTGACAGAAGAGAATCGTAAAATCAGCAATCTGGAAAAAACCGCAAGAGACTTATTAACCGAACGGGGAATTACTATAAAGGATATGGCGGAGCTCGTTCATTATCTGCAATCTAAATATCACCCTGAATTGACAATGGATATATGCGAATTCAATGTTCATCAGGTATTGAAGAAGAGAGAAGTTCAAAATGCTATAATTACAGGGATTCAGCTTGATAAATTAGCAGAGAAAAAAATGCTCGAAGAACCTCTGCAGACCACGATCGAGATAGACGAAGGATTATATGGTGTCGATGAAGTCATTGCTTTATCAATTGTTAACGTCTATGGGTCCATTGGGTTTACAAACTACGGATATATTGACAAGCAGAAGCCCGGAATTTTGAAAAGACTCAATGATAAGTCAACAGGAGAATGCCATACATTCCTTGATGATATTGTCGGTGCTATAGCGGCAGCTGCATCCAGCCGGTTAGCCCACAGCGAAGTCGGAGAAGAATACTAA